A part of Octopus sinensis unplaced genomic scaffold, ASM634580v1 Contig09193, whole genome shotgun sequence genomic DNA contains:
- the LOC115228026 gene encoding tigger transposable element-derived protein 6-like — protein MSGNHKLKPVMISKPKMSRCFKSYDYKCFIDYYSSKRAWMTGTIFTNWLLNFDYHLKNEKKQNLLLMDNCPSHCVPSNLDNIKILFFPPNSTGLIQPMDLGIIKTVKTHFTRHKLMYLTDLLEQQNISVYSSYKKLTLKDIVIFVKMVWEDVSEKTIANCFGILSNPLKKNHVVEVQDIAVEKTDIFDPLEVEEFLNFEYSENDTFQDVEDIENIKNEKEVEAEVESNDSIDKEDIVVKLTKIENELLKNIENEHEVQLITSIRRYKENVIKTQKKQMGIQFYFKNINNA, from the coding sequence ATGAGTGGAAATCATAAATTGAAACCTGTGATGATCTCGAAACCTAAAATGTCAAGATGCTTTAAATCTTATGACTATAAATGTTTCATTGATTATTATAGCTCAAAACGAGCTTGGATGACAGGAACAATTTTTACTAACTGGCTATTAAACTTTgattaccatcttaaaaatgaaaaaaagcaaaatttactTCTCATGGACAATTGTCCTTCACATTGTGTTCCATCAAATTTggataacataaaaatattgttttttcctCCAAATAGTACTGGTCTTATTCAACCTATGGATTTGGGtataataaaaacagttaaaACACATTTTACTCGACACAAGTTAATGTATTTGACTGATTTGTTGGaacagcaaaatatttcagtATACAGTTCCTACAAAAAGTTAACTCTAAAGGATATTGTAATTTTCGTAAAAATGGTTTGGGAAGATGTGTCTGAAAAAACGATTGCAAATTGTTTCGGAATTTTAAGCAACCCATTAAAAAAGAATCATGTAGTTGAAGTTCAAGATATTGCAGTAGAAAAAACTGACATTTTTGATCCCTTAGAAGTCGAagaatttcttaattttgaatattCTGAAAATGATACATTTCAAGACGTTGaggatattgaaaatataaaaaatgaaaaagaagtagaagcTGAAGTAGAATCCAATGATTCAATTGACAAAGAAGACATTGTGGTTAAGTTAACTAAAATTGAAAACGAGCTCCTAAAAAACATTGAGAACGAACATgaagttcaattgattacatccataAGGCGCTATAAGGAAAATGTCATTAAAACTCAAAAAAAGCAGATGGGCATCCAATTCTACTTTAAGAACATTAATAATgcttaa
- the LOC115228027 gene encoding general transcription factor II-I repeat domain-containing protein 2A-like: protein MKSFSDGEFVKECLDAVVKDILPDKTKKFSNISLSRQTICRRVNDISNEIVVTLRDQIKYFKSYSLAFDECTDISDTSQLVVYIRGVTESFQVKQEMLNLVSLKDTTKGEDIFQAVMKCLSDNGAI, encoded by the coding sequence atgaaaTCATTTTCGGATGGAGAATTCGTTAAAGAGTGTTTGGATGCTGTCGTGAAAGACATTTTGCCAGATAAAACTAAAAAGTTTTCAAACATTAGCTTGTCACGTCAAACCATATGTCGCAGGGTTAATgacatttcaaatgaaattgtGGTGACTTTGCgtgatcaaataaaatatttcaaaagttattcTTTGGCCTTTGACGAATGCACGGATATATCAGACACGTCTCAACTTGTAGTATATATTCGTGGAGTTACCGaatcttttcaagtgaaacaagAAATGCTTAACcttgtcagtttgaaagatactacaAAGGGCGAAGATATTTTCCAAGCTGTTATGAAATGTTTATCCGACAATGGAGCGATTTAG